One segment of Pantoea sp. Lij88 DNA contains the following:
- the efp gene encoding elongation factor P — protein MATYSSNDFRPGLKIMFEGEPYAIESSEFVKPGKGQAFARVKMRRLLTGSRVEKTFKSTDSAEGADVVDTNLNYLYNDGEFYHFMHPESFEQFQVEEKTVNDAAKWLQDNAECIVTLWNGRPIAVQPPNFIEAEVIETDPGLKGDTAGTGGKPAKLSTGAVVKVPLFVQEGEVVKVDTRSGEYVSRVK, from the coding sequence TCATGTTCGAAGGCGAGCCATATGCCATCGAATCCAGTGAGTTCGTTAAACCGGGTAAAGGTCAGGCATTCGCACGCGTTAAAATGCGTCGCCTGCTGACGGGTTCTCGCGTTGAGAAAACTTTTAAATCTACTGACTCCGCCGAAGGCGCAGACGTAGTCGATACCAACCTGAACTACCTGTACAACGACGGCGAGTTCTACCACTTCATGCACCCGGAAAGCTTTGAGCAGTTCCAGGTTGAAGAGAAGACGGTAAACGATGCGGCGAAATGGCTGCAGGATAACGCTGAATGTATCGTTACGCTGTGGAACGGTCGTCCAATTGCCGTTCAGCCGCCGAACTTTATCGAAGCTGAAGTTATCGAAACCGATCCAGGCCTGAAAGGTGATACAGCGGGGACTGGCGGCAAGCCAGCCAAGCTGTCTACCGGTGCCGTGGTGAAAGTGCCATTGTTCGTGCAAGAGGGCGAAGTGGTCAAAGTTGACACCCGCTCTGGCGAATACGTGTCACGCGTGAAATAA